A genomic segment from Nitratiruptor sp. YY08-10 encodes:
- a CDS encoding proline--tRNA ligase codes for MRFSKTFIPTMKENPKDAVLPSHIYLVRGGFITQVASGIYNFLPLGKKVLDKIRAIVKEELDKAGCQEVSLGFVTPCELWEESGRFGKYGKELLRFKDRKENCFVLGPTHEEMMVDLVRNRVTSYKQLPLNLYQINWKFRDEARPRFGLLRGREFLMKDGYSFHADEEDMKREYSLMEQTYRNIFTRLGLRFRAVEADVGAIGGSASKEFMVIAESGEDTIAICSECEYAANVEAAKRKKPEAPAEAPEFSNFEPFYTPNLTSIEELSDFFKVHPYYFVKAVAKKALYDEGEEIVLFFLRGSDELQEVKAANAIGANELVDVNEEELEKAGIVPGFIAPYEQQCTIVFDEDLKGAKGLICGGNKKDYHLIGADLSHFDDALFVDIAQVKEGDLCPKCGAVMKLTKGIEVGHIFQLGTRYSVAMNATFLDKEGKAKPFVMGTYGIGVSRLVAAAIEQNHDDKGCIWPLQIAPFEVDIIVSNIKDEEQYNFAQELYEKLKNSGVDVILDDRPERFGPKIKDFELIGFPYGIIVGKGLKEGKVQIVERATLEKVEIPKEEIFEMIMKKVQAS; via the coding sequence GTGCGTTTTAGCAAAACCTTTATTCCAACAATGAAAGAGAACCCAAAAGACGCGGTTCTTCCAAGCCATATCTATCTTGTCAGAGGTGGATTTATTACACAAGTTGCTAGTGGAATATATAACTTTTTACCTCTTGGAAAAAAGGTTTTAGATAAGATTCGAGCTATTGTCAAAGAGGAGTTGGATAAAGCAGGATGCCAAGAAGTCTCTTTGGGCTTTGTGACACCGTGTGAATTGTGGGAAGAGAGTGGACGGTTTGGGAAATATGGCAAAGAGTTACTTCGATTTAAAGACAGAAAAGAGAACTGTTTTGTTCTTGGACCCACACACGAAGAGATGATGGTAGACCTCGTTCGAAATAGGGTGACGAGTTATAAACAACTTCCTCTCAATCTGTATCAAATAAACTGGAAATTTAGAGATGAAGCAAGGCCAAGATTTGGACTGTTGAGAGGACGAGAATTTTTGATGAAAGATGGTTACTCCTTTCATGCAGATGAAGAGGATATGAAGCGAGAGTATTCTTTGATGGAACAGACATATCGTAATATATTTACGAGACTGGGACTTCGTTTTAGAGCCGTAGAAGCAGATGTGGGTGCCATTGGCGGAAGTGCAAGCAAAGAGTTCATGGTGATAGCAGAGAGTGGAGAAGATACGATTGCAATATGCAGCGAATGCGAATATGCAGCAAATGTGGAAGCTGCAAAAAGAAAAAAACCCGAAGCTCCTGCCGAGGCTCCGGAATTTAGTAATTTTGAACCTTTTTACACTCCAAATCTAACTTCTATTGAGGAGTTGAGCGACTTTTTCAAGGTTCACCCATACTATTTTGTCAAAGCCGTTGCGAAAAAAGCGCTCTATGACGAAGGTGAAGAGATAGTTCTATTTTTCTTGCGAGGAAGTGATGAGCTGCAGGAGGTAAAGGCTGCCAATGCGATAGGTGCAAATGAATTGGTTGACGTCAATGAAGAAGAGTTGGAAAAAGCAGGCATTGTTCCAGGTTTTATAGCGCCGTATGAACAACAATGTACAATCGTTTTTGATGAGGATCTCAAAGGAGCCAAAGGTCTAATTTGTGGCGGGAACAAAAAAGATTATCATCTTATAGGAGCAGATCTAAGTCATTTCGATGATGCGCTTTTTGTGGATATTGCCCAGGTAAAAGAGGGGGATTTGTGTCCAAAATGTGGGGCGGTCATGAAACTGACTAAAGGAATTGAGGTAGGACACATTTTCCAGCTTGGCACCAGATATAGCGTTGCTATGAATGCCACTTTTTTGGATAAAGAGGGGAAAGCGAAGCCATTTGTCATGGGAACGTATGGTATAGGTGTCAGTAGGCTCGTTGCAGCAGCAATAGAGCAAAATCATGATGATAAGGGTTGTATTTGGCCACTTCAGATTGCTCCGTTTGAAGTCGATATCATCGTTTCCAACATTAAAGATGAAGAGCAGTATAATTTTGCGCAAGAGCTGTATGAAAAATTGAAAAATAGTGGTGTAGATGTTATTTTGGACGATAGACCCGAACGATTTGGTCCGAAAATCAAAGATTTTGAACTTATAGGTTTTCCTTATGGTATTATTGTAGGTAAAGGCCTTAAAGAGGGAAAAGTACAGATTGTCGAAAGAGCGACATTGGAAAAAGTTGAAATACCCAAAGAGGAAATATTTGAAATGATAATGAAAAAGGTACAAGCAAGTTGA
- a CDS encoding FxsA family protein encodes MIYFVLYLFIETVVSVSIASRIGPIWTFIEIVATAAYGVWLLKNIHIQLFTTMQALANGEITQEEFEQMNLSMVLGAILLIIPGFFTDILGILLQFGVFSKFLAKKIFKLKAKEERDDVIDVEIIER; translated from the coding sequence ATGATTTATTTTGTTCTTTATCTTTTTATTGAAACAGTTGTGTCTGTTTCAATTGCCAGTCGCATAGGCCCAATTTGGACATTTATAGAGATTGTTGCAACAGCTGCTTATGGCGTATGGCTTTTGAAAAATATTCATATTCAGCTTTTCACAACGATGCAGGCATTGGCGAATGGAGAGATAACACAAGAAGAGTTTGAACAGATGAATCTCTCAATGGTATTGGGAGCGATACTGTTGATAATTCCCGGTTTTTTTACAGATATATTGGGAATTCTTCTCCAATTTGGAGTATTTTCGAAATTTCTAGCTAAAAAGATATTTAAATTGAAAGCAAAAGAGGAGAGAGATGATGTTATTGATGTGGAGATTATTGAGCGTTAG
- a CDS encoding thioredoxin domain-containing protein, with protein MMLLMWRLLSVSVLCAVALQAATTKDVVKFVKRGLGSNPNLKVYDVKIIDKIALENPKGWDAYAVQFKIGVKRGNKEQNLTQMDILFANDRYVAPNFVDIKTNRSLKQRIVLNFKESFYDKKHLIFGNENAKHKIVVFSDPLCPFCREVVPKLFEAAKKYPDIFALYYYHLPIRSLHPASVPLAKAIIYLKKQGNKSAIEKIYKTEFDYSQKDEDKVLQELDQKLGLKLTKEQINQKWVRDELQYDQSLARKLLIHGTPAVFLDGRFDPSRKKYLKYIPKGHE; from the coding sequence ATGATGTTATTGATGTGGAGATTATTGAGCGTTAGTGTTCTTTGTGCTGTTGCTTTGCAAGCGGCAACGACAAAAGATGTGGTTAAGTTTGTGAAAAGGGGACTGGGCTCAAATCCAAATCTCAAAGTCTACGATGTAAAAATTATCGATAAAATTGCTCTTGAGAACCCAAAAGGCTGGGACGCCTATGCTGTGCAGTTTAAAATAGGCGTCAAAAGAGGCAATAAAGAGCAAAACCTTACGCAAATGGATATCCTCTTTGCCAATGATAGATACGTGGCTCCGAATTTCGTTGATATCAAAACCAATAGAAGCCTCAAACAAAGAATAGTACTGAATTTTAAAGAGAGTTTTTATGACAAAAAACATCTCATTTTCGGAAACGAAAACGCCAAGCATAAAATAGTTGTTTTCAGTGATCCGCTCTGCCCATTTTGTCGCGAAGTAGTGCCAAAGCTTTTTGAAGCAGCGAAAAAATATCCTGATATCTTTGCGCTGTATTACTATCATCTTCCTATCCGAAGTCTTCATCCGGCATCTGTTCCATTAGCAAAAGCGATTATTTATCTGAAAAAGCAGGGGAATAAATCAGCTATTGAAAAGATATATAAAACGGAGTTTGATTATTCCCAAAAAGATGAGGACAAAGTTTTACAGGAGCTTGATCAAAAACTGGGTTTGAAACTCACAAAAGAGCAAATCAATCAAAAATGGGTTCGTGACGAGTTACAATATGATCAGTCTTTGGCAAGAAAACTTCTTATTCATGGAACACCGGCCGTATTTTTAGATGGCAGATTTGATCCATCAAGAAAAAAATATCTTAAATACATTCCTAAAGGTCATGAATGA
- the hemC gene encoding hydroxymethylbilane synthase — protein MKKLTIATRGSKLALWQSNHIKAQLESFGYEVELKIFKTKGDKILDTPLALIGGKGLFTKELEDAMLRGEADLAVHSLKDVPTLLPDGLMLGAITKREVTNDALLSEKYETLEDLPPNAVVGTTSLRRRMQLLHLRPDIQIKDLRGNVDTRINKLKNGEFDAIILAYAGLKRLGILDSVRYVHPIDENTMIPAMGQAALGIECRPDVADIVGQLNDEKSAIETSVERDFVDRLQGGCQVPIGVRASLLENGDIIVKAVVGLPDGSELLKDKVFGSKTNYQELGKALADSMIANGAKEMLQRAEAMAFKEHK, from the coding sequence ATGAAAAAACTGACAATTGCGACAAGAGGCAGTAAACTGGCATTATGGCAATCGAATCATATTAAGGCCCAGTTAGAATCATTTGGTTATGAAGTGGAGTTGAAAATTTTCAAAACAAAAGGGGATAAAATACTTGATACACCCCTGGCGCTTATCGGTGGAAAGGGACTTTTTACAAAAGAGCTTGAAGATGCAATGCTAAGAGGAGAAGCCGATCTGGCTGTCCATAGTCTCAAAGATGTCCCAACACTTCTTCCTGATGGTCTTATGCTTGGAGCCATAACCAAAAGAGAAGTAACCAATGATGCGCTTCTTAGTGAAAAATATGAAACACTTGAAGATCTTCCTCCAAATGCAGTAGTAGGGACAACATCTTTACGAAGAAGAATGCAACTGTTGCATCTTCGGCCAGATATCCAAATCAAAGATCTTCGAGGCAATGTAGATACTAGAATCAATAAACTAAAAAATGGCGAGTTTGATGCTATTATATTGGCATATGCAGGGTTAAAAAGACTTGGTATTTTAGATAGTGTGCGTTATGTGCATCCGATAGATGAAAATACCATGATTCCTGCAATGGGTCAAGCTGCTCTTGGGATAGAGTGTCGGCCGGATGTGGCTGATATTGTTGGTCAACTCAATGATGAAAAAAGTGCAATAGAGACATCTGTCGAAAGGGATTTCGTTGATAGGCTTCAAGGTGGGTGCCAGGTACCAATAGGTGTTCGTGCCTCACTTCTTGAAAATGGTGATATTATCGTAAAAGCAGTGGTGGGACTTCCAGATGGCAGTGAGCTGTTAAAAGACAAAGTTTTTGGCTCAAAAACAAATTATCAAGAACTTGGTAAAGCGTTGGCCGATTCGATGATAGCCAATGGTGCGAAAGAGATGCTGCAAAGAGCTGAAGCGATGGCCTTTAAGGAGCATAAATGA
- a CDS encoding iron-sulfur cluster assembly protein yields the protein MNLEEKEIEVDNDGIEDIEDHEKKYGKPEEIKKEIIKYLKTIYDPEIPVNIYDLGLIYDLKLKRRPDGYEAIITMTLTSVVCPVGESIVEMVKNIANKIDGLAEVTVNLTFDPPWDRSKMSDEAKLVLGMM from the coding sequence ATGAATCTTGAAGAAAAAGAGATTGAAGTAGATAACGACGGGATTGAAGATATCGAGGACCATGAAAAAAAATATGGGAAACCCGAAGAGATCAAAAAAGAGATTATCAAATATCTAAAAACGATTTACGATCCAGAGATTCCAGTCAACATCTACGACCTTGGTCTAATATACGATTTGAAACTCAAAAGAAGACCCGATGGCTATGAAGCCATCATCACAATGACCCTGACAAGCGTCGTCTGTCCTGTAGGTGAAAGTATCGTCGAAATGGTAAAAAATATCGCCAATAAAATTGATGGTTTGGCGGAAGTAACAGTCAATTTGACTTTTGATCCCCCATGGGATCGAAGTAAAATGAGCGATGAAGCGAAACTGGTACTGGGAATGATGTAG
- a CDS encoding SufD family Fe-S cluster assembly protein, translating to MKIANINLEEFGDKKALVQKLKSMGMPTPKTEHYRYFGIKPILEKEYTFYQPPAQKIEIADYVEIVDGTVTKAPKNVYIELLKNPKIDDSHYDQVYYINHLLVDKTIHLDIEEDCEFKIVQKFTKSNTFVPYRIKVTVHPGINAKIREDYLVLSDESLYFYGFDIHLGKNSVLQLVQNRTTNFANFAQIAPHSIRCDMSSEFRLFTFDFGNAKTLHNYHISLEENAAANASHVLFAKENARIGNTFHIENRGKDSRTVQMARNILKDEARGIFDGLLIVKNPAKYSSIYQDSKTILLNDGAYMVSKPQMEIYTEYILEATHGSTTGHLDEEALFYLRQRGIAEADAKEMLVLSFLNEIFEKLGDQEIKEEFIKLYEENR from the coding sequence ATGAAGATAGCAAACATCAATCTCGAAGAGTTTGGGGATAAAAAAGCTCTTGTACAAAAACTCAAATCCATGGGGATGCCAACACCAAAAACGGAGCACTATCGATATTTTGGCATCAAACCGATTTTAGAAAAAGAGTATACATTTTATCAGCCACCTGCACAAAAGATCGAGATAGCCGATTATGTAGAGATTGTCGATGGAACGGTTACAAAAGCTCCCAAGAATGTATACATCGAGCTACTCAAAAATCCAAAAATAGATGATAGTCATTATGATCAGGTCTATTATATCAATCATCTTTTGGTGGATAAAACGATTCATCTCGATATCGAAGAGGATTGTGAATTTAAAATCGTTCAAAAATTTACTAAATCCAACACGTTCGTACCATACAGAATCAAAGTAACTGTTCATCCTGGAATCAATGCCAAGATTCGGGAAGACTATCTTGTCTTAAGTGACGAGTCGCTCTATTTTTACGGATTTGACATCCATTTAGGCAAAAACAGTGTTTTACAGCTCGTTCAAAACAGAACGACGAATTTTGCAAATTTCGCACAAATCGCTCCACACAGTATTCGATGTGATATGAGTAGTGAATTTAGACTTTTTACATTTGATTTTGGAAATGCAAAAACATTGCACAACTACCATATATCTTTAGAAGAGAATGCTGCGGCAAATGCAAGCCATGTTCTTTTTGCCAAAGAGAATGCACGCATAGGAAACACTTTCCATATCGAAAATAGAGGAAAAGACTCTAGAACCGTCCAAATGGCAAGAAATATCCTCAAGGATGAAGCGAGAGGAATTTTCGATGGGCTTTTGATCGTAAAGAATCCTGCAAAATATAGTTCCATCTATCAAGATTCAAAAACAATCTTGCTCAATGATGGCGCATATATGGTCAGTAAACCGCAAATGGAAATCTATACAGAATATATTCTTGAAGCAACCCATGGCTCCACAACGGGACATCTTGACGAAGAGGCGCTCTTTTATCTAAGGCAACGTGGTATTGCCGAAGCAGACGCAAAAGAGATGCTGGTACTGAGTTTTCTCAATGAGATTTTCGAAAAACTGGGTGATCAAGAAATAAAAGAGGAATTTATAAAACTCTATGAGGAGAATCGATGA
- the sufC gene encoding Fe-S cluster assembly ATPase SufC, giving the protein MMKINNLHAKIGDKEILKGIDLELFKGKVHAIMGPNGAGKSTLSKTIVGHPDVEVTEGEILYKGKNIVEMEPEERALEGIFMSFQHPVEIPGVNNAYFLRTALNAKRKHQGLNPLNAAEFLRLLKEKIKELGMREEMIHRSLNEGFSGGEKKLNEILQMEILEPDFVILDEIDSGLDIDALKKVSEAINKMRDENRTFMIITHYRKILDYIKPDYVHVLKNGKVLQTGGLEIVDALEKEGYKIFGEE; this is encoded by the coding sequence ATGATGAAAATAAACAATCTTCATGCAAAAATTGGGGATAAAGAGATTTTAAAAGGGATCGATCTTGAACTTTTCAAAGGAAAAGTACATGCGATAATGGGTCCAAACGGAGCCGGAAAATCGACTCTTTCCAAAACTATTGTCGGCCATCCGGATGTCGAGGTTACAGAAGGTGAGATTTTGTATAAAGGTAAAAATATTGTCGAGATGGAACCGGAAGAGAGAGCGTTAGAAGGCATCTTTATGTCTTTTCAGCATCCCGTAGAAATACCGGGGGTAAATAATGCCTATTTTCTTAGAACCGCACTCAACGCCAAAAGAAAGCATCAAGGGCTAAATCCGTTAAATGCAGCAGAATTTTTGAGACTTTTGAAAGAGAAGATCAAAGAACTTGGCATGCGTGAAGAGATGATCCACAGAAGTCTCAATGAAGGCTTTAGCGGTGGAGAGAAAAAACTCAATGAAATTTTACAGATGGAGATTTTGGAACCCGATTTTGTCATCCTTGATGAAATAGATTCAGGCCTGGATATTGATGCACTGAAAAAAGTGAGTGAAGCCATCAACAAAATGCGAGATGAAAACAGAACATTTATGATCATTACCCATTATAGAAAGATTCTGGACTATATCAAGCCTGATTACGTCCACGTTCTGAAAAATGGAAAAGTACTTCAAACAGGTGGTCTTGAAATCGTTGACGCTCTTGAAAAAGAGGGATATAAAATATTTGGGGAAGAGTGA
- the sufB gene encoding Fe-S cluster assembly protein SufB, whose translation MGMEKVDKIINSDYELGFEIDVEEEKAPPGLTEETIKFISSKKNEPEWMLELRLKAFHAWQKMEEPKWAKVTYPPIDYQSISYWAAPKKALESLDEVDPEILRAYEKLGIPLEEQKALAGVAVDAVLDSVSVKTTFVEELNKLGIIFCSISEAIRDYPDLVKKYMFSVVPMTDNYFAALNSAVFSDGTFVYIPKGVKCPMELSTYFRINAQNTGQFERTLIIADEGSYVSYNEGCSAPSRDENQLHAAVVELIAHKDAHINYSTIQNWYPGDIEGRGGIYNFVTKRGLCEGENSKITWTQVETGSVITWKYPSCILKGDNSVGEFYSVAITRLAQQADTGTKMIHMGKNTKSVIISKGISAQKGQNSYRGLVKIAESAKGAKNFSECDSLLIGDNCGAHTFPYLESKCASAQVEHEATTSKISEEQLFYLRQRGVSEEDAVSMIVHGFCKDVLSKLPMEFAVEAKALLDLTLEGSVG comes from the coding sequence ATGGGAATGGAAAAAGTCGACAAAATTATCAATTCCGACTATGAACTCGGATTTGAAATCGACGTCGAAGAGGAGAAAGCTCCTCCAGGATTGACAGAAGAAACAATCAAGTTCATCTCATCAAAAAAGAATGAGCCGGAATGGATGTTAGAACTTCGTCTCAAAGCATTCCATGCCTGGCAAAAAATGGAAGAACCCAAATGGGCGAAGGTAACCTATCCTCCAATTGATTACCAGTCGATCAGCTACTGGGCTGCTCCCAAAAAAGCGCTTGAAAGCCTAGATGAAGTAGATCCGGAAATTTTACGAGCCTACGAAAAACTTGGAATCCCATTAGAAGAGCAAAAAGCGCTTGCAGGGGTTGCCGTTGATGCCGTTTTGGATTCAGTTTCTGTAAAAACGACATTTGTAGAGGAACTGAACAAACTTGGAATCATTTTTTGCTCCATCTCTGAAGCAATTAGGGACTATCCTGATCTTGTAAAAAAGTATATGTTCAGCGTTGTACCGATGACGGACAACTACTTTGCAGCACTCAACTCAGCAGTTTTTAGTGACGGGACATTTGTTTACATTCCCAAAGGGGTTAAATGCCCTATGGAGCTTTCCACCTATTTTCGAATCAATGCCCAAAATACAGGACAGTTTGAAAGAACCCTCATTATCGCAGATGAGGGAAGTTATGTAAGTTACAACGAAGGATGCTCCGCTCCTAGCAGGGATGAAAACCAGCTTCATGCGGCTGTGGTGGAACTCATCGCCCACAAAGATGCCCATATCAACTACTCCACGATTCAAAACTGGTATCCAGGAGACATTGAGGGGCGCGGAGGAATCTACAATTTTGTTACAAAAAGAGGACTATGTGAAGGAGAAAACTCCAAAATCACGTGGACACAGGTTGAAACAGGTTCTGTGATTACATGGAAATATCCAAGCTGTATTTTAAAGGGTGACAATTCTGTTGGAGAGTTTTACTCTGTTGCTATCACCCGTCTTGCGCAACAAGCAGATACGGGAACAAAAATGATCCATATGGGCAAAAACACAAAAAGTGTCATTATCTCTAAAGGAATTTCAGCACAAAAGGGACAAAACAGTTACAGGGGACTTGTTAAAATTGCTGAAAGTGCCAAAGGGGCAAAGAATTTTAGTGAATGTGATTCGCTGCTCATAGGGGATAACTGTGGAGCGCATACCTTTCCATATTTAGAGAGCAAATGCGCCAGTGCTCAGGTAGAGCATGAAGCGACCACAAGTAAAATCAGTGAAGAACAGCTCTTTTATCTTCGACAAAGAGGGGTGAGCGAAGAAGATGCTGTGAGTATGATCGTTCACGGATTTTGTAAAGATGTTCTGAGTAAACTCCCGATGGAGTTTGCCGTTGAAGCAAAAGCATTATTAGATTTAACATTGGAAGGAAGTGTAGGATGA
- a CDS encoding dUTP diphosphatase, producing the protein MEKMVEMFTLQNELNNDTNGTQWRKGVTKQGKPINWKRCIYMETAELIDSFPWKHWKSIDAKPDLENIKIELVDIWHFLMSHLLVHNALDEAVKLANNFKEEKSDIKIPKEWNNEKLDEILDPFEELMALAMVKNDSAMMQEELLSQFFKACDAAGLGFDELYQLYIGKNALNQFRQAHGYKEGTYKKIWNGKEDNVVMQEILASNPSMSYNELLQALEKAYEEAE; encoded by the coding sequence ATGGAAAAAATGGTTGAAATGTTCACATTGCAAAACGAATTGAACAATGACACAAATGGCACACAATGGCGAAAAGGAGTAACAAAACAGGGAAAACCAATAAATTGGAAACGGTGTATCTACATGGAAACAGCGGAACTTATCGACTCATTCCCTTGGAAACACTGGAAGAGCATCGATGCGAAACCGGATTTGGAAAATATCAAAATCGAACTTGTCGATATCTGGCATTTCCTTATGAGCCATCTGTTGGTACACAATGCTTTGGATGAAGCCGTGAAATTGGCCAATAACTTCAAAGAGGAAAAAAGTGATATAAAAATCCCAAAAGAGTGGAATAATGAAAAACTGGATGAGATTTTGGATCCCTTTGAAGAGTTGATGGCTCTTGCCATGGTGAAAAATGATTCAGCTATGATGCAAGAAGAGCTTTTAAGCCAATTTTTTAAAGCTTGCGATGCAGCAGGTCTTGGTTTTGATGAACTCTATCAGCTCTATATTGGCAAAAACGCACTCAATCAATTTCGACAAGCCCATGGATACAAAGAAGGAACATACAAAAAGATATGGAACGGAAAAGAGGATAATGTCGTCATGCAAGAAATTCTTGCTTCCAATCCTTCTATGAGCTACAATGAACTTCTCCAAGCATTAGAAAAAGCATATGAAGAGGCGGAATAA
- a CDS encoding SulP family inorganic anion transporter: MSLQKRYNFTTNPKNDILSGTVVAVALIPEAIAFSLIAGLSPQIGLYTAFILGLITALIGGKPGMISGATGAVAVVLVDLVIKHGVEYMFWAAILAGIFQVLIGVLRLGKFIRLVPQPAIYGFVNGLAIVIATSQIPLIKDSNLMTIFLIVLTMAIIYLLPRFTKAIPASLGALIAITALVLLFNIDTKQIKDLADISGSFPTFHIPTAPLNFETIQTVLPYSVIIALVGLIESLLTLSVLDEMSGERGSGNQECIAQGVGNMTCGLFGAMPGCAMIGQSMINFTSGGTGRLSSLTAAVLLILFVAVLSKYISLIPLAALVGIMFVVAIATFSWSSLGHFKRMPKEDLFVMVAVTIITIFADLAIAVIAGVIISALVFAWKHAKIYAKTHMEGGRKIYELEGPLFFGSVHSFLEKFDPKNDPFEVVIDFKNARVMDQSGVEAIDKITRKYKEAGKSIVLRHLSPECKQLLTEAGPYCTWEEDDPNYRVAIDY, translated from the coding sequence TTGTCACTGCAAAAACGATACAACTTCACTACAAATCCAAAAAATGACATATTAAGCGGTACAGTTGTTGCCGTTGCATTGATACCAGAAGCAATCGCTTTTTCACTCATTGCAGGTCTCAGTCCACAAATAGGGCTTTATACTGCATTTATATTAGGGCTCATTACAGCCCTCATTGGTGGCAAACCTGGCATGATCAGTGGTGCCACTGGCGCAGTTGCAGTCGTACTGGTGGATCTTGTTATCAAACATGGCGTAGAGTATATGTTCTGGGCTGCGATACTTGCCGGTATTTTTCAGGTACTCATAGGAGTTTTGCGTCTTGGAAAATTTATTCGGCTTGTTCCACAACCCGCAATATACGGTTTTGTCAATGGCTTAGCTATTGTCATTGCCACAAGTCAAATACCACTCATAAAAGATAGCAACCTCATGACAATCTTTTTAATTGTTTTGACAATGGCAATCATCTATCTTCTTCCACGATTTACAAAAGCAATACCGGCAAGTCTCGGTGCATTGATCGCCATAACCGCACTTGTACTTCTTTTCAATATTGATACAAAGCAGATAAAGGATCTGGCAGATATCAGCGGTTCGTTTCCAACATTTCACATTCCAACTGCACCACTCAATTTTGAAACGATACAAACCGTTTTACCCTACTCTGTTATCATCGCTCTCGTTGGACTTATTGAGTCACTGCTGACTCTGTCGGTGCTGGATGAAATGAGCGGAGAGCGAGGCAGCGGAAACCAGGAGTGCATCGCCCAAGGCGTTGGGAATATGACATGTGGTCTGTTTGGAGCGATGCCTGGATGCGCGATGATAGGACAGTCCATGATCAATTTCACCAGTGGCGGTACTGGCAGACTCTCTTCACTTACAGCGGCGGTCCTACTCATACTGTTTGTAGCCGTACTGAGTAAATACATTTCTCTCATTCCTCTCGCAGCACTCGTGGGTATCATGTTTGTGGTCGCCATAGCCACATTTAGCTGGAGCAGTCTTGGCCATTTCAAAAGGATGCCAAAAGAGGATCTTTTTGTCATGGTCGCTGTAACCATCATCACAATCTTTGCCGATCTGGCAATTGCAGTTATTGCCGGAGTCATCATCTCAGCACTCGTTTTTGCATGGAAACATGCAAAGATTTATGCAAAAACACATATGGAAGGGGGACGTAAAATCTACGAACTTGAAGGTCCCCTATTTTTTGGTTCCGTCCACTCCTTTTTAGAGAAATTCGATCCCAAAAATGATCCTTTTGAAGTAGTAATAGACTTTAAAAATGCAAGGGTTATGGATCAAAGTGGAGTTGAAGCTATTGACAAAATTACGAGAAAGTATAAAGAGGCGGGAAAAAGCATTGTTTTACGCCATTTGAGCCCTGAATGCAAGCAGCTTTTAACGGAAGCCGGTCCATATTGCACATGGGAAGAGGATGACCCAAACTATAGAGTCGCAATAGATTATTAA